Sequence from the Priestia megaterium genome:
TAAACATTTACTGCTGTCTCTTCCGTTTATCTTTATTGTCCTTATTATCAGCTTTGTCTTCTCCACATCCATTACGCGGCCAATTAAACATATTATGGAGCACGTAAATCAAATCGCCAAAGGCAATTTTGGCAAGGTGCTGAATGTAAGGAGAAAAGATGAGCTGGGAGGACTCGTAGCAAACATCAACCACCTTTCTCACTTTTTAAAAACATATGTAGACGATTTAAAGAAAAGTCAGGAAGAAAGTGAGTATCATGCGTACCACGATTTTTTGACAGGATTGCCGAACAGAAGATATTTTAAAGAAGAATTAAACAGGCGCTTAATTGAGTCGAAGGAAAAGTCCATTCGTCACGTAGCCGTGTTATTTATGGATATAGACCGGTTTAAAGATATTAATGATACGCTAGGGCATTCAAAAGGAGATCAGCTTATACAGCTGATAGCCAACCGTATTAAAGAATGTCTGCCTTCTGCTAACAGCTTTCTTACAAGGCAAGGAGGAGACGAGTTTGTAATTTTATTCAGTGATTTTACACCGGAAGAAGTTGAATGTATCACCGAGAAGATCATTGCGTATGTTCAACAGCCCTGCTACATTGACAATGATGAAGTTTTCGTCAGTATCAGCAGCGGGTTAAGCTTTTATCCGGAGCATTCTACGAATTTAGACACGCTTATTACGTATGCAGATGTCGCCATGTATGCTTCAAAAAGACAAGGCGGCAGTAAAGTAAGTATTTATCATGATTCGTTAAATCAAAAACAAGCTGAAAAAGTTCACATCGAAACGCGCTTGCGAAAAGCGATTCAAAAAGGTGACATTGACGTTTACTATCAGCCGAAAATAGAAGCGAAGCGCAATGTAATAACCGGCGTAGAAGCATTAGTTCGCTGGAATGACGCAGAGCTTGGATTTGTTTCTCCAGAAGCGTTTATCCCTATAGCAGAAGAAGCGGGTTTGATTCAGTCTCTATGGGAAGTTGTCATGAAGAAAGCTTGTTTTCAAGTCAGCAAATGGAACAAGGACCTAAACGAAAAAATGACGCTAGCGGTTAACTTTTCTCCGCGGCAATTTCAAGATCCGATCGTGTTGGTTAATGAAATACAGCAATTTCTTTCGCTCCATAGATTTGATCCCACATGGTTTGAAATGGAAATTACGGAAAGTACATTGCTGATGAACGCGGAAGAAACGATTAAAGCTTTACATCTGTTAAAGAAATATGGTATATCAATTTCTATCGATGATTTTGGAACCGGATATTCTTCATTGAGTTATTTAAAAAAATTACCAATCGATTGTTTGAAAATCGACCGGTCTTTTATCCAGGATATTCAAGAAGATTACAGCAACAGCGAAATTGCGCAGGCGATTATCAGCTTATCTCAAAGTTTAAAGCTGCAGGTAATCGCAGAAGGTGTAGAAGAAGAATATCAAAAAGCGTTTTTAATGAAAAATGGCTGTGATCATATGCAGGGGTACTTATTTAGCAAGCCCCTTGCAGCAAAAGATTTTGAAGCAGCGTTTTTAAATAGCTGAAGCAAAACCATCATTTGAAAATAAACTTACTAAGAAAAGGGAAGAGGACATAAAAAGATGGCACTTAGTACACAAAATTTAATTGCTCAAAAATTTTTAGAAACAGTAGGCACGAATTCAACTGAAATAGATAAAAAAATAGGTCAAGCTGACACATTTATGAATGCGGTGAAAGAACTGATTGATTTATGCGGAGATAATCCGGAAAGAGACGGCCTTGAAGAGACGCCGTACCGCGTGTTAAAGGCGTTTTTAGAATACACGGAAGGCTACCGAGAAGATCCGAAAGCTCATTTGGAAAAAACATTTGATGTGAATCACAATGAATTGGTATTGATACGAGACATTGAATTTCACTCAATGTGTGAACATCACTTTGCGCCGTTCTTTGGCGTTGCTCACGTTGGGTATATACCGGATAAAAAAATTACAGGTTTATCTAAAATCGCTCGTACGGTAGAAGGATATGCAAAGAGATTTCAAGTTCAAGAACGTCTAACAAATGAAATTGCAGATGCAATCGAAGAAGTGTTAGAGCCGAAAGGAGTTATGGTGATTATTGAAGCGAAGCATATGTGCATGTGCGGAAGAGGAATTAAAAAATCTTCAGCTTCTACAGCCACTTCATCCGTTCGAGGAACATTTATGGAAAAACCAGAGGTTCGAGGAGAATTTTTATCTCTTTTACAGCGACAAATGTAAAGAAACAAAAAGCCATATAAGCTGAGAAGCAGAAGCGAGGTGAGCTGTATGCAACATGTTGACGTACTGATTATTGGCGGAGGACCCGCTGGTATCTCTGCTGCCGTGTGGTGTAAAAGGCTAGGCGTTGAGTGCTTGCTTCTTGAAGAGCAGGCACAGTTAGGCGGACAGCTGTTTACTATTTATAATGAGATTATTGATTATCCCGGAATACAAGCGGAAAATGGAATAGAAATGCAGCGTAAAATGGTTCAGCATTTTATCGATATGGACTGCTTATATGAAGTGAATACAAAAGTAATTTCCATTGACGAACGTTCTAAAACAGTAAAAGTAAAGCAGCAAGAAACAGAAAAAGAAATTGGCTATACGTATCTTATTTTAGCAACGGGCTCTAGTCAGCGAAAGCTGGGAGTGCCGGGTGAGCAGCAAATGATTGACCGAGGAGAAGTATATTCTGCCTCAGCAGACGGAGAACGGTTAAAAGGTAAAAGGGTTGCTCTCATTGGCGGAGGAGACCGGGCTTTTGAAGGAGCACATCTTTTAGCATCAAAAGCAAAAGAAGTATATCTGATTCACCGTTCTACGCACTTTAAAGCAAGAGAGCAATACGTTGAAAAAGTTCTTTCCGATCCTAGTATTAAGGTGATAACAGATACCGAAGTGACGGCTATCCACGGAAAGCATCATGTCACATCGATCGATTTAAAAAGTAAAAACAGTGAATGCGAGAACTTATCAGTAGACGCAGTGCTGATTAGACTGGGCATAGCGCCTAATGTTGAACTCATTAAAGAAAAAGTCACCACTACACAAAGCGGACTCATCGTCATTAATGAAGTGCATCAAAGCAGCAACCCAGCCATTTATGCAATTGGAGACGCGTGCACGACTCCCTTGTTTTCTAGTATTAGCTCTTCAGCCGGCCAAGGAGCGGTTGTAGCCAAGCATTTATCAAGTCTCTTAAATATGTAATGTTTTGTTAGATATATCTTACAAAGCGTTGCAGATAAAAAATAAATGACCTATAAAAAGCATCTACCCATGAGGATAGATGCTTTTTAACTTGAAAAGTACAATAAACATAAAAGAAACACGTTCACCGGCATACAAATGGTTTGAAAAAAAGTAATATAGCCTTTGGGATCGGACCCTCGCTTTTTAATAAGAACATATTCAATGATGAAATCAAAGCGGAGAATCGCTAATGACAGCATCACATAGAGCCCTACGTTTTCCCGAAACATCCGCTTTACTGAAAAATACCCATTCATTTATTTACTTACTTATTCTATTTAATTGACCCTTCTTCTTATTGTTATTTGAGGTAAAATTTTTCTTGGTTAAAATGATAAATGCTAATATGCGTGGCCTCGTATATGAAGGGTCAATGCTTTGAGTAACGAGTAAGCTGACTCTTCAAGTGTTGAACCTATTTGTCATAGCGAAGGATCTTAAAAGTAAAGGGTTATGGAATTATTTACATATGGAATAACTAAAATGTTTAAAAATTACATTTTTTACAA
This genomic interval carries:
- a CDS encoding EAL domain-containing protein → MSIKKKLSVFFTLLVLCILLANNTLHYIRSKNRLTEFNQREITLVTEEIAYEVENSKNSASYIEDRMAQELRTASIAIQQSLPADYHDISNDELKQLAKKLMVSHITLLAPVEGDIIGVKSSDPKEINMSTKEWGYWYTSFQQLLSQQPVTTTKGLTLPHFWSGPIEVASSNPNHIDKWGYYYDGSTNYIIDPYFRDRHVLDFEKRFGPTNVMNRFTENLEGVLELTAFNPKNFGKRNQNVYLNGNKYIRIKDQPIWYGTYTYRNTERDKKSIQKALKTGKSQSYTAEINHKKVLKTLVPIKEKNSPAYVIGVVYDYGLIEKELQQELIKHLLLSLPFIFIVLIISFVFSTSITRPIKHIMEHVNQIAKGNFGKVLNVRRKDELGGLVANINHLSHFLKTYVDDLKKSQEESEYHAYHDFLTGLPNRRYFKEELNRRLIESKEKSIRHVAVLFMDIDRFKDINDTLGHSKGDQLIQLIANRIKECLPSANSFLTRQGGDEFVILFSDFTPEEVECITEKIIAYVQQPCYIDNDEVFVSISSGLSFYPEHSTNLDTLITYADVAMYASKRQGGSKVSIYHDSLNQKQAEKVHIETRLRKAIQKGDIDVYYQPKIEAKRNVITGVEALVRWNDAELGFVSPEAFIPIAEEAGLIQSLWEVVMKKACFQVSKWNKDLNEKMTLAVNFSPRQFQDPIVLVNEIQQFLSLHRFDPTWFEMEITESTLLMNAEETIKALHLLKKYGISISIDDFGTGYSSLSYLKKLPIDCLKIDRSFIQDIQEDYSNSEIAQAIISLSQSLKLQVIAEGVEEEYQKAFLMKNGCDHMQGYLFSKPLAAKDFEAAFLNS
- the folE gene encoding GTP cyclohydrolase I FolE; the encoded protein is MALSTQNLIAQKFLETVGTNSTEIDKKIGQADTFMNAVKELIDLCGDNPERDGLEETPYRVLKAFLEYTEGYREDPKAHLEKTFDVNHNELVLIRDIEFHSMCEHHFAPFFGVAHVGYIPDKKITGLSKIARTVEGYAKRFQVQERLTNEIADAIEEVLEPKGVMVIIEAKHMCMCGRGIKKSSASTATSSVRGTFMEKPEVRGEFLSLLQRQM
- a CDS encoding NAD(P)/FAD-dependent oxidoreductase encodes the protein MQHVDVLIIGGGPAGISAAVWCKRLGVECLLLEEQAQLGGQLFTIYNEIIDYPGIQAENGIEMQRKMVQHFIDMDCLYEVNTKVISIDERSKTVKVKQQETEKEIGYTYLILATGSSQRKLGVPGEQQMIDRGEVYSASADGERLKGKRVALIGGGDRAFEGAHLLASKAKEVYLIHRSTHFKAREQYVEKVLSDPSIKVITDTEVTAIHGKHHVTSIDLKSKNSECENLSVDAVLIRLGIAPNVELIKEKVTTTQSGLIVINEVHQSSNPAIYAIGDACTTPLFSSISSSAGQGAVVAKHLSSLLNM